The following are from one region of the Vitis riparia cultivar Riparia Gloire de Montpellier isolate 1030 chromosome 14, EGFV_Vit.rip_1.0, whole genome shotgun sequence genome:
- the LOC117931459 gene encoding superoxide dismutase [Cu-Zn]: MVKAVAVLNSNEGVCGTIYFAEEGDGSTTVTGSLSGLKPGLHGFHVHALGDTTNGCMSTGPHFNPAGKEHGAPEDENRHAGDLGNVIVGEDGTVNFKIADKQIPLTGSNSIVGRAVVVHADPDDLGKGGHELSKSTGNAGGRVACGVIGLQG, from the exons ATGGTGAAGGCTGTTGCCGTTCTTAACAGTAATGAGGGTGTTTGTGGAACTATCTACTTCGCTGAAGAAGGAGATG GTTCGACTACAGTGACTGGGAGTCTTTCTGGCCTTAAGCCTGGACTTCATGGCTTCCATGTGCATGCCCTTGGGGACACAACAAATGGTTGCATGTCAACTG GACCTCATTTCAATCCTGCTGGAAAAGAGCATGGTGCTCCTGAAGACGAGAATCGTCATGCTGGTGATTTAGGAAATGTCATTGTTGGTGAGGATG GTACTGTTAATTTCAAAATTGCTGACAAGCag ATTCCTCTCACTGGATCAAACTCCATTGTTGGAAGGGCTGTTGTTGTCCATGCTGATCCTGATGATCTTGGAAAGG gGGGACATGAGCTCAGCAAAAGCACGGGAAATGCTGGTGGCAGAGTAGCCTGTG GAGTTATCGGATTGCAAGGCTAA